In the genome of Kitasatospora cathayae, one region contains:
- a CDS encoding hydrogenase maturation protease, translating to MSRPAVLVAGVGNVFLGDDGFGVETVRRLAAHPMPDGVEVVDVGVRGVDLAYRLLDGYRTAVLVDATCRGGAPGTVYLIEAAAEPLEVPVLDGHRMGPDAVLGLLATLAAGTGGEPPGRVLVVGCEPASLEEGIGLSEPVAAAVEEAVRVVLGAVAEALSVAEALPSERRTTPC from the coding sequence GTGAGCCGGCCGGCCGTGCTGGTCGCAGGGGTGGGCAACGTCTTCCTCGGCGACGACGGGTTCGGCGTGGAGACCGTCCGGCGCCTCGCCGCCCACCCGATGCCGGACGGCGTCGAGGTGGTCGACGTCGGCGTGCGCGGCGTCGACCTGGCGTACCGGCTGCTCGACGGCTACCGCACCGCCGTCCTGGTCGACGCCACCTGCCGCGGTGGCGCGCCCGGCACGGTGTACCTGATCGAGGCGGCCGCCGAGCCGCTGGAGGTGCCCGTCCTGGACGGGCACCGGATGGGGCCGGACGCCGTGCTCGGGCTGCTCGCCACGCTCGCCGCCGGTACCGGGGGCGAGCCGCCCGGACGGGTGCTGGTGGTCGGCTGCGAGCCGGCGTCGCTGGAGGAGGGCATCGGACTGAGCGAACCCGTCGCCGCCGCCGTCGAGGAGGCCGTCCGCGTGGTCCTGGGGGCCGTGGCGGAGGCCCTGTCGGTGGCGGAGGCCCTGCCGTCGGAGAGGAGGACGACACCATGCTGA
- a CDS encoding hydrogenase maturation protein: MRILLLASAFNSLSQRLHAELRDRRHQVEFQLAGDDEELSAAVSRFRPDVLLAPMLRTAIPQQVWSELTCLIVHPGPPGDRGPSSLDRAIQDGRTEWGVTVLQAEAELDAGPVWAAEPCLLPERGKSDLYRNEVSDAAVAAALLAVERLASGAYAPQPQHGPGWRETVRTRPFLRQEGRRIDWAGDSTEAVLRRLRAADSQPGVLDEMCGGEWYLHGGHREPLLRGRAGELLATRAGAVCRATSDGAVWIPELRRRRTPGGPATFRLPAVTALGSLLPPLPEAPAPLMPGEGEQPGWSDIRYREDGPVGLLHFAFPGGAMSTDHCRRLLAAYRFALGRPTSVLVLGGGRDFFSNGIHLNVIEAAPDPAAESWANITAMDDLVAEVLTTTDRLVVSALGGNAAAGGMMLALAADEVWCRSGSVLNPHYRLMGLYGSEYWTYTLPRRVGTAEAGRLTGRALPVSAAAAERIGLVDRVLDCGPAEFGANAAHLAGLLAASPGAQHRIAAKKAAREADERAKPLAAYREEELAVMRRQFFTPESPYHALRSAFVRKSPVPAGLFART; encoded by the coding sequence ATGCGGATCCTGCTCCTCGCCAGCGCGTTCAACAGCCTCAGCCAGCGGCTGCACGCCGAACTGCGCGACCGACGCCATCAGGTCGAGTTCCAACTCGCCGGTGACGACGAGGAGTTGTCCGCCGCCGTGAGCCGGTTCCGGCCGGACGTGCTGCTCGCGCCGATGCTGCGCACCGCGATCCCGCAGCAGGTCTGGTCGGAGCTCACCTGCCTGATCGTCCACCCCGGCCCGCCGGGCGACCGCGGCCCCTCCTCGCTCGACCGGGCGATCCAGGACGGCCGCACCGAATGGGGCGTCACGGTGCTCCAGGCCGAGGCGGAGCTGGACGCCGGACCGGTCTGGGCCGCGGAGCCCTGCTTGCTGCCCGAGCGCGGCAAGAGCGACCTCTACCGCAACGAGGTCTCCGACGCGGCCGTCGCCGCCGCCCTGCTCGCCGTGGAACGCCTCGCCTCCGGCGCGTACGCCCCGCAGCCGCAGCACGGCCCCGGCTGGCGCGAGACCGTGCGCACCCGGCCCTTCCTGCGCCAGGAGGGCCGCCGGATCGACTGGGCGGGCGACTCCACCGAGGCGGTGCTGCGCCGGCTCCGCGCCGCGGACTCCCAACCCGGGGTGCTGGACGAGATGTGCGGCGGCGAGTGGTACCTGCACGGGGGCCACCGCGAGCCGCTGTTGCGCGGCCGGGCGGGCGAGCTGCTCGCCACCCGGGCCGGCGCCGTCTGCCGGGCCACCTCGGACGGCGCGGTGTGGATCCCCGAACTGCGCCGCCGCCGCACCCCCGGCGGGCCCGCGACCTTCAGGCTCCCGGCGGTGACGGCGCTCGGCTCCCTGCTGCCGCCGCTGCCCGAGGCGCCCGCGCCGCTGATGCCGGGCGAGGGAGAGCAGCCCGGCTGGTCGGACATCCGCTACCGCGAGGACGGCCCGGTGGGCCTGCTGCACTTCGCCTTCCCGGGCGGGGCGATGTCCACCGACCACTGCCGTCGGCTGCTGGCGGCGTACCGCTTCGCGCTCGGCCGCCCGACCTCGGTGCTGGTGCTCGGCGGCGGCCGGGACTTCTTCTCCAACGGCATCCACCTCAACGTCATCGAGGCCGCGCCGGACCCGGCCGCCGAGTCCTGGGCCAACATCACCGCGATGGACGACCTGGTCGCCGAGGTGCTCACCACCACCGACCGGCTGGTGGTCTCCGCCCTCGGCGGCAACGCCGCGGCCGGTGGGATGATGCTGGCGCTGGCCGCCGACGAGGTGTGGTGCCGCAGCGGCTCCGTGCTCAACCCGCACTACCGGCTGATGGGCCTGTATGGGTCGGAGTACTGGACGTACACCCTGCCGCGCCGGGTGGGCACGGCGGAGGCCGGGCGGCTGACCGGCCGGGCCCTCCCGGTGTCGGCGGCCGCGGCCGAGCGGATCGGCCTGGTCGACCGGGTGCTGGACTGCGGGCCGGCCGAGTTCGGGGCGAACGCGGCCCACCTGGCCGGGCTGCTCGCCGCCTCGCCCGGCGCCCAGCACCGGATCGCGGCGAAGAAGGCCGCGCGCGAGGCCGACGAGCGGGCGAAGCCGCTCGCCGCGTACCGGGAGGAGGAGCTCGCGGTGATGCGCCGGCAGTTCTTCACACCCGAATCGCCGTACCACGCGCTGCGATCCGCGTTCGTCCGCAAGAGCCCGGTGCCCGCCGGGCTGTTCGCCCGGACGTGA
- a CDS encoding DUF6893 family small protein, with translation MLRKLFCAALLAGLGALVWQSLPDLQRYLKISRM, from the coding sequence ATGCTGAGGAAACTCTTCTGCGCGGCCCTGCTGGCGGGGCTCGGCGCGCTGGTCTGGCAGAGCCTGCCCGACCTCCAGCGGTACCTGAAGATCTCGCGGATGTGA
- a CDS encoding nickel-dependent hydrogenase large subunit — MATPTTRATGDGSGLTEMSWDPITRIVGSLGIHTKIDFKQKRVAECYSTSSVFRGYSVFMRGKDPRDAHFITSRICGICGDNHATCSVYTQNMAYGVKPPHLGEWIINLGEAAEYMFDHNIFQENLVGVDYCEKMVKETNPGVLELAERTEAPHAGDHGYKTIADIMRSLNPIEGEFYREALQVSRYTREMFCLMEGRHVHPSTLYPGGVGTVATVQLFTDYLTRLMRYVEFMKKVVPLHDDLFDFFYQALPGYEEVGRRRVLLGCWGSLNDPDHCDFTYRNMTDWGRRMFVTPGIVVDGKLVTNDLTQINLGIRILLGSSYYEDWQGKELFVTHDPLGNPVDPRHPWNQHTIPQPQKRNFDDKYSWVMSPRWFDGEDHLALDTGGGPIARLWSTALSGLVDIGYVKATGHSVLINLPRSMTKPEVTFEWKIPQWSNAIERNRARTYFQAYAAAAALHFAEKALDEVRAGRSQTWERFEVPDESIGCGFTEAVRGVLSHHMVIRDGKIANYHPYPPTPWNASVRDSHGTPGPYEDAVQNTPIFEENTPENFKGIDIMRTVRSFDPCLPCGVHMYVGDGRTLKTMHVPTGLSGLTA; from the coding sequence ATGGCAACACCGACCACCAGGGCGACCGGCGACGGCAGCGGCCTGACCGAGATGTCCTGGGACCCGATCACCCGGATCGTGGGCAGCCTGGGCATCCACACGAAGATCGACTTCAAGCAGAAGAGGGTCGCGGAGTGCTACAGCACCTCCTCGGTCTTCCGCGGCTACAGCGTCTTCATGCGGGGCAAGGACCCGCGCGACGCCCACTTCATCACCAGCCGGATCTGCGGGATCTGCGGCGACAACCACGCCACCTGCTCGGTCTACACCCAGAACATGGCGTACGGCGTGAAGCCCCCGCACCTGGGGGAGTGGATCATCAACCTCGGCGAGGCCGCCGAGTACATGTTCGACCACAACATCTTCCAGGAGAACCTGGTCGGGGTCGACTACTGCGAGAAGATGGTCAAGGAGACCAACCCGGGCGTCCTGGAGCTCGCCGAGCGCACCGAGGCCCCGCACGCCGGCGACCACGGGTACAAGACCATCGCCGACATCATGCGCTCCCTCAACCCGATCGAGGGCGAGTTCTACCGCGAGGCGCTCCAGGTCAGCCGGTACACCCGGGAGATGTTCTGCCTGATGGAGGGCCGCCACGTGCACCCCTCCACGCTCTACCCGGGCGGCGTCGGCACCGTCGCGACGGTGCAGCTGTTCACCGACTACCTGACCCGGCTGATGCGCTACGTCGAGTTCATGAAGAAGGTCGTGCCGCTGCACGACGACCTCTTCGACTTCTTCTACCAGGCGCTGCCCGGCTACGAGGAGGTCGGCCGGCGCCGCGTCCTGCTCGGCTGCTGGGGCAGCCTCAACGACCCGGACCACTGCGACTTCACGTACCGCAACATGACGGACTGGGGCCGGCGGATGTTCGTCACCCCCGGCATCGTGGTCGACGGCAAGCTCGTCACCAACGACCTGACGCAGATCAACCTCGGCATCCGCATCCTGCTCGGCAGCTCCTACTACGAGGACTGGCAGGGCAAGGAGCTCTTCGTCACCCACGACCCGCTCGGCAACCCCGTCGACCCCCGGCACCCGTGGAACCAGCACACCATCCCGCAGCCCCAGAAGCGGAACTTCGACGACAAGTACAGCTGGGTGATGTCCCCGCGCTGGTTCGACGGCGAGGACCACCTCGCCCTCGACACCGGCGGCGGCCCGATCGCCCGGCTGTGGTCCACCGCCCTGTCCGGGCTGGTCGACATCGGCTACGTCAAGGCCACCGGCCACAGCGTCCTGATCAACCTGCCCCGCTCGATGACCAAGCCCGAGGTCACCTTCGAGTGGAAGATCCCGCAGTGGAGCAACGCGATCGAGCGCAACCGCGCCCGCACCTACTTCCAGGCCTACGCGGCCGCCGCCGCCCTGCACTTCGCCGAGAAGGCGCTCGACGAGGTCCGCGCCGGGCGCAGCCAGACCTGGGAGCGCTTCGAGGTGCCGGACGAGTCGATCGGCTGCGGCTTCACCGAGGCCGTGCGCGGCGTGCTCTCGCACCACATGGTGATCCGTGACGGCAAGATCGCCAACTACCACCCGTACCCGCCCACCCCGTGGAACGCCAGCGTGCGCGACAGCCACGGCACCCCCGGCCCGTACGAGGACGCGGTGCAGAACACGCCGATCTTCGAGGAGAACACCCCGGAGAACTTCAAGGGCATCGACATCATGCGCACCGTGCGCAGCTTCGACCCCTGCCTGCCCTGCGGCGTCCACATGTACGTGGGCGACGGGCGCACCCTGAAGACCATGCACGTGCCCACCGGCCTGAGCGGGCTCACCGCATGA
- the hypA gene encoding hydrogenase maturation nickel metallochaperone HypA, with the protein MHEMSIAAAVVEQVDTAAREHGAPAVARVRLRVGELAGVVPEALDFCFELACTGTLVEGAALDTEPVAARARCAPCGVEWAVGMPPDLACPDCRRGSGVELLSGRELQILDVQWAGPSGAPAEQKG; encoded by the coding sequence ATGCACGAGATGTCGATCGCCGCCGCCGTCGTCGAGCAGGTGGACACCGCCGCGCGCGAACACGGCGCCCCCGCGGTGGCGCGAGTGCGGTTGCGGGTCGGCGAGTTGGCGGGCGTCGTCCCCGAGGCCCTCGACTTCTGCTTCGAACTCGCCTGCACCGGAACGCTGGTGGAGGGCGCGGCGCTGGACACCGAGCCGGTCGCGGCACGGGCCCGCTGCGCACCCTGCGGCGTCGAATGGGCCGTCGGCATGCCGCCGGACCTCGCCTGCCCGGACTGCCGCCGCGGCAGCGGCGTCGAGCTGCTGTCCGGGCGCGAGCTCCAGATCCTCGACGTCCAGTGGGCCGGGCCCTCGGGCGCCCCGGCCGAACAGAAAGGCTGA
- a CDS encoding DUF6084 family protein — MTSLGFACTDVRSDPYAAVPTLVFRLRITAPADIRVHALALQCQLRIEPGRRSYLDAEGERLGDLFGERERWATTLNPIQFATVPLLVPGFTGETEADLAVPCSYDLEVACARYFRALEGGEVPLLLLFSGTAFAGPGGFQVTPVPWDKEARVRMPVRVWREAVDRHFPGCGWLRLPEDLMDELLAYRSRRALPSWDATVRELLTTAAVGEGAG, encoded by the coding sequence GTGACGTCGCTCGGCTTCGCCTGCACGGACGTGCGCTCCGACCCGTACGCGGCCGTGCCGACCCTGGTGTTCCGGCTGCGGATCACCGCGCCGGCCGACATCCGGGTGCACGCCCTCGCCCTGCAGTGCCAGCTGCGGATCGAACCCGGCCGCCGGTCGTACCTCGACGCCGAGGGCGAGCGGCTGGGCGACCTCTTCGGTGAGCGGGAACGCTGGGCCACCACGCTCAACCCGATCCAGTTCGCGACCGTGCCGCTGCTGGTGCCCGGATTCACCGGGGAGACCGAGGCCGACCTCGCGGTGCCGTGCAGCTACGACCTGGAGGTGGCCTGCGCCCGCTACTTCCGGGCCCTGGAGGGCGGCGAGGTGCCGCTGCTGCTGCTCTTCTCCGGCACCGCCTTCGCCGGCCCCGGCGGCTTCCAGGTCACTCCCGTGCCGTGGGACAAGGAGGCCCGGGTGCGGATGCCGGTGCGGGTCTGGCGGGAGGCCGTCGACCGGCACTTCCCCGGCTGCGGCTGGCTGCGGCTGCCGGAGGACCTGATGGACGAACTGCTGGCCTACCGCTCCCGGCGGGCCCTGCCCTCCTGGGACGCGACGGTGCGCGAACTGCTCACCACGGCCGCTGTCGGGGAGGGGGCCGGGTGA
- the hypF gene encoding carbamoyltransferase HypF gives MTVLDHERRRVAVRGLVQGVGFRPFVFGLAGELGLAGSVTNTGEGVLAEVEGSREALDAFCRRVAEDAPPLARVTSVEHEPLAATGATGFTITASRTDGPRATLIPPDVAVCADCLAELTDPADRRHRHPFISCTNCGPRHTIVTGLPYDRANTTMAGFPMCADCAREYTDPADRRFHAQPVACHGCGPRLTLTVPGHADRRDEDALGGARRLLADGAILAVKGIGGYHLACDARDHGAVDLLRRRKRRGDKPFALMARDLATVEALLPLGPVERELLTGPVRPIVLLRRPGGFAAELPAVAPGSPDLGVMLPYTPLHHLLLAAPGPDLLVMTSANLSGEPIVTDDREALGALAPLVDGWLGHDRPIQVPCEDSVVRVVDGEQLPLRRSRGYAPLPLPLPEPVRPVLAVGGDLKNTFALARDGYAWLSGHIGDMDDLATLRAFDRAVDQLGAVSGVRPELLVADRHPGYRSLHHAGRTAAGRPVRRVQHHHAHIAAVMAEHGLDGGRPVLGVAFDGTGYGEDGAIWGGEVLLADYDGFRRLAHLAYVPLPGGDAAVERPYRTALAQLRAAGLPWAAGLPPVQACPGDELRLLERQLERGLNCVPTSSMGRLFDAVSSLAGICHRAGYEAQAAIELEAAAVEFGPAAGYGFGLLADEDGWVVEPGPVLAGVVADLAAGAPTGLIAARFHAAVADAVRQVCAAARDRHGSTTVALSGGVFANALLSAACASGLREDGFTVLRHRRVPPNDGGLALGQLMVAGRSSAAREE, from the coding sequence GTGACGGTGCTCGACCACGAGCGGAGGCGGGTCGCCGTCCGCGGCCTGGTGCAGGGCGTCGGCTTCCGGCCGTTCGTCTTCGGGCTGGCCGGGGAACTCGGACTGGCCGGCAGCGTCACCAACACCGGCGAGGGCGTGCTCGCCGAGGTCGAGGGCAGTCGGGAGGCCCTCGACGCCTTCTGCCGGAGGGTGGCCGAGGACGCGCCGCCGCTCGCCCGGGTCACCTCCGTCGAGCACGAGCCGCTCGCCGCCACCGGCGCCACCGGCTTCACCATCACGGCCTCCCGCACCGACGGCCCGCGCGCCACCCTGATCCCGCCCGACGTCGCCGTCTGCGCCGACTGCCTGGCCGAACTCACCGACCCCGCCGACCGGCGCCACCGGCACCCGTTCATCAGCTGCACCAACTGCGGCCCCCGGCACACCATCGTCACCGGCCTGCCCTACGACCGGGCCAACACCACCATGGCCGGCTTCCCGATGTGCGCGGACTGCGCCCGGGAGTACACCGACCCCGCCGACCGCCGCTTCCACGCCCAGCCCGTCGCCTGCCACGGCTGCGGACCACGGCTCACCCTGACCGTCCCCGGGCACGCCGACCGCCGCGACGAGGACGCCCTCGGCGGGGCCCGGCGGCTGCTCGCCGACGGGGCGATCCTCGCCGTCAAGGGCATCGGCGGCTACCACCTCGCCTGCGACGCGCGCGACCACGGGGCCGTCGACCTGCTGCGCCGGCGCAAGCGCCGCGGCGACAAGCCCTTCGCCCTGATGGCCCGTGACCTCGCCACCGTCGAGGCACTGCTGCCGCTCGGGCCCGTCGAACGGGAACTGCTCACCGGACCGGTGCGGCCGATCGTCCTGCTGCGCCGCCCCGGCGGGTTCGCCGCGGAACTCCCGGCGGTCGCCCCGGGCAGCCCCGACCTCGGGGTGATGCTCCCGTACACGCCGCTGCACCACCTGCTGCTGGCCGCCCCCGGACCGGACCTGCTGGTGATGACCAGCGCCAACCTCTCCGGGGAGCCGATCGTCACCGACGACCGGGAGGCGCTCGGCGCGCTCGCCCCGCTGGTCGACGGCTGGCTCGGCCACGACCGGCCGATCCAGGTGCCCTGCGAGGACTCCGTGGTGCGGGTGGTGGACGGCGAACAGCTGCCGCTGCGCCGCTCGCGCGGGTACGCCCCGCTGCCGCTCCCGCTGCCGGAGCCCGTCCGGCCGGTGCTGGCCGTCGGCGGGGACCTGAAGAACACCTTCGCGCTGGCCCGCGACGGCTACGCCTGGCTGTCCGGCCACATCGGCGACATGGACGACCTGGCCACGCTGCGCGCCTTCGACCGCGCGGTCGACCAGCTCGGCGCGGTCAGCGGGGTGCGGCCCGAACTGCTGGTCGCCGACCGCCACCCCGGCTACCGTTCGCTCCACCACGCCGGGCGCACCGCCGCCGGCCGGCCGGTGCGCCGGGTGCAGCACCACCACGCCCACATCGCCGCGGTCATGGCCGAACACGGGCTGGACGGCGGCCGGCCGGTCCTCGGGGTGGCCTTCGACGGCACCGGCTACGGCGAGGACGGCGCGATCTGGGGCGGCGAGGTGCTGCTCGCCGACTACGACGGATTCCGCCGCCTCGCCCACCTCGCCTACGTGCCGCTGCCCGGCGGGGACGCGGCCGTCGAGCGCCCGTACCGCACGGCGCTGGCGCAGCTGCGCGCGGCCGGGCTGCCCTGGGCCGCCGGACTGCCGCCGGTCCAGGCCTGTCCCGGTGACGAACTGCGACTGCTGGAGCGGCAGTTGGAGCGCGGACTGAACTGCGTGCCGACCTCCAGCATGGGCCGGCTGTTCGACGCGGTGTCCTCGCTCGCCGGGATCTGCCACCGGGCCGGGTACGAGGCCCAGGCGGCGATCGAACTGGAGGCGGCCGCGGTGGAGTTCGGCCCGGCGGCGGGCTACGGCTTCGGGCTTCTCGCCGACGAGGACGGCTGGGTCGTCGAACCCGGGCCGGTGCTGGCCGGGGTGGTGGCGGACCTGGCCGCGGGCGCGCCGACGGGGTTGATCGCCGCGCGCTTCCACGCCGCGGTGGCCGACGCCGTCCGGCAGGTCTGCGCGGCCGCCCGCGACCGGCACGGCAGCACCACGGTCGCGCTCAGCGGCGGCGTCTTCGCCAACGCGCTGCTCTCCGCGGCCTGCGCGAGCGGCCTCCGGGAGGACGGCTTCACCGTGCTGCGGCACCGCCGGGTGCCGCCCAACGACGGAGGGCTGGCGCTCGGCCAGCTGATGGTGGCCGGCCGGTCGTCGGCCGCCCGGGAGGAGTGA
- a CDS encoding DUF5947 family protein yields the protein MNTRRVSRDGTALLRRLREPAPPRPEQCGLCGHDLPAGHRHLVDVEERALACTCTACGLLFRQPGAAGGRYRAVPDRYLSDPDGELDEQAWSVLGVPVGTVFLFRNAVLDRLLAFYPGPAGATESELDQEAWERALGASRLAAALEPDVEALLLRRAEGRVESFLVPIDVCYELVGRLRRCWHGFDGGAEARAELDAYFGQLAVRARPLRAEVTA from the coding sequence ATGAACACCCGACGGGTCTCCCGGGACGGGACCGCCCTGCTGCGCCGGCTACGCGAGCCGGCACCGCCCCGGCCCGAGCAGTGCGGCCTCTGCGGCCACGACCTGCCGGCCGGTCACCGCCACCTGGTGGACGTCGAGGAACGCGCCCTGGCCTGCACCTGCACCGCCTGCGGCCTGCTGTTCCGGCAGCCGGGCGCGGCCGGCGGCCGCTACCGCGCCGTGCCGGACCGCTACCTGAGCGACCCGGACGGCGAGCTGGACGAGCAGGCCTGGTCGGTGCTGGGCGTCCCGGTCGGCACCGTGTTCCTGTTCCGCAACGCCGTGCTGGACCGGCTGCTCGCGTTCTACCCCGGGCCGGCCGGCGCCACCGAGAGCGAGCTGGACCAGGAGGCCTGGGAACGCGCCCTCGGCGCCAGCCGGCTGGCCGCCGCCCTGGAACCGGACGTGGAGGCGCTGCTGCTGCGCCGCGCCGAGGGGCGGGTCGAGTCCTTCCTGGTGCCGATCGACGTCTGCTACGAGCTGGTGGGCCGGCTGCGGCGGTGCTGGCACGGCTTCGACGGCGGCGCCGAGGCCCGGGCCGAACTCGACGCCTACTTCGGGCAGTTGGCCGTACGGGCTCGCCCGCTTCGTGCGGAGGTGACGGCGTGA
- a CDS encoding thioredoxin gives MTAEQTGLRIQQALDALAGSGAEQTGEQLVRDLMEFYGEGLARLVPALPPPALERLLDDPVVTGLLLLHDLHPEDVTARIDRALAALPERVEVLGFAPETGTLRLRRTATGCGCGEQEVEAALACHAPEVTALELERAPQLLQIGTRPPQPAEAR, from the coding sequence ATGACGGCCGAACAGACCGGCCTGCGGATCCAGCAGGCCCTGGACGCCCTGGCCGGCAGCGGCGCGGAGCAGACGGGCGAGCAACTCGTCCGCGACCTCATGGAGTTCTACGGCGAGGGTCTGGCCAGACTCGTCCCGGCGCTGCCCCCGCCCGCCCTGGAACGGCTGCTGGACGACCCGGTGGTGACCGGGCTGCTGCTCCTGCACGACCTGCACCCCGAGGACGTGACCGCCCGGATCGACCGGGCGCTCGCCGCCCTGCCCGAGCGGGTCGAGGTGCTCGGCTTCGCGCCGGAGACCGGCACCCTGCGGCTGCGCCGCACGGCCACCGGTTGCGGCTGCGGGGAGCAGGAGGTGGAGGCCGCCCTCGCCTGCCACGCCCCGGAGGTGACGGCCCTGGAGCTGGAGCGTGCCCCGCAGCTGCTCCAGATCGGCACCCGCCCGCCGCAGCCCGCGGAGGCGCGATGA
- the hypB gene encoding hydrogenase nickel incorporation protein HypB produces MCQTGPAGQTVDLRRAVLARNDDGARGLRAALTARGTVAVNLLSSPGSGKTALLEAELGLARRRGVSVAALTADLATENDALRLARSGAPVKQVFTDGLCHLEARMLAGHLDGWLPGDCRLLFVENVGNLVCPASYDLGESLRVVLASVTEGEDKPLKYPTAFGLANLVLVTKADLAAAAEFDETVFLANVQRVNPGVEVVPTSARTGDGVGALLDRALAVLDGAAPHRPVMAAGYAHRGHAHEGHHHPAPEPS; encoded by the coding sequence ATGTGCCAGACCGGACCCGCGGGGCAGACGGTCGACCTGCGGCGGGCGGTGCTCGCCCGGAACGACGACGGCGCCCGCGGACTGCGGGCCGCGCTGACCGCCCGCGGGACGGTCGCGGTCAACCTGCTCTCCAGCCCCGGCAGCGGCAAGACCGCCCTGCTGGAAGCCGAGTTGGGGCTCGCCCGACGGCGCGGGGTGTCCGTCGCCGCGCTCACCGCCGACCTCGCCACCGAGAACGACGCCCTGCGGCTGGCCCGTTCGGGAGCGCCGGTGAAACAGGTGTTCACCGACGGGCTCTGCCACCTGGAGGCCCGGATGCTCGCCGGGCACCTGGACGGCTGGCTGCCCGGGGACTGCCGGCTGCTGTTCGTGGAGAACGTCGGCAACCTGGTCTGCCCGGCCTCCTACGACCTCGGTGAATCGCTGCGGGTGGTCCTGGCGTCGGTCACCGAGGGCGAGGACAAGCCACTCAAGTACCCCACCGCGTTCGGGCTGGCCAACCTGGTGCTGGTCACCAAGGCGGACCTCGCCGCGGCGGCCGAGTTCGACGAGACGGTGTTCCTCGCCAACGTCCAGCGGGTCAACCCCGGCGTGGAGGTGGTGCCCACCTCCGCCCGCACCGGCGACGGCGTCGGCGCGCTGCTGGACCGGGCGCTCGCCGTGCTGGACGGCGCCGCGCCGCACCGGCCGGTGATGGCCGCCGGGTACGCGCACCGGGGACACGCGCACGAGGGGCACCACCACCCGGCGCCGGAGCCGTCGTGA
- a CDS encoding NADH-quinone oxidoreductase subunit B family protein, with the protein MGAATAETTDTDVVHVLWINAGLSCDGDSVSLTAAMQPSIEEIVTGALPGLPKVAVHWPLIDFECGPVQGADNFVEWFFKADRGELEPFVLVVEGSIPNEKIKKEGYWCGFGDDPATGQPITTSEWLDRLAPKATAVVAIGTCATYGGIHAMAGNPTGAMGVPDHLGWDWKSKAGLPIVCVPGCPIQPDNFAETLTYLLYQLAGSAPMIPLDDKLRPAWLFGATVHEGCDRGGYYEQGQFATDYGTPECLVRLGCWGPVVKCNVAKRGWTNGVGGCPNVGGICIACTMPGFPDKFMPFMDPPPGSRVSSGASSAYGPLIRRLRAITLKTVDKEPKWRRTGRHLTTGYRPPW; encoded by the coding sequence ATGGGTGCTGCAACCGCTGAAACGACCGACACCGACGTGGTGCACGTTCTCTGGATCAACGCCGGCCTCAGCTGTGACGGCGACTCCGTCTCGCTGACCGCCGCGATGCAGCCGAGCATTGAGGAGATCGTCACCGGCGCGCTGCCCGGCCTGCCGAAGGTCGCGGTGCACTGGCCGCTGATCGACTTCGAGTGCGGTCCGGTCCAGGGCGCGGACAACTTCGTCGAGTGGTTCTTCAAGGCCGACCGCGGCGAACTCGAACCGTTCGTCCTGGTCGTCGAGGGGTCCATCCCCAACGAGAAGATCAAGAAGGAGGGCTACTGGTGCGGCTTCGGCGACGACCCCGCCACCGGCCAGCCCATCACCACCAGTGAGTGGCTGGACCGGCTCGCTCCCAAGGCGACCGCCGTGGTGGCGATCGGCACCTGCGCCACGTACGGCGGCATCCACGCGATGGCCGGCAACCCGACCGGCGCGATGGGCGTGCCGGACCACCTCGGCTGGGACTGGAAGTCCAAGGCCGGGCTGCCGATCGTCTGCGTGCCCGGCTGCCCGATCCAGCCCGACAACTTCGCCGAGACGCTCACCTACCTGCTGTACCAGCTGGCCGGCTCCGCGCCGATGATCCCGCTGGACGACAAGCTGCGGCCCGCCTGGCTGTTCGGCGCCACCGTGCACGAGGGCTGCGACCGCGGCGGGTACTACGAACAGGGCCAGTTCGCCACCGACTACGGCACCCCCGAGTGCCTGGTGCGCCTCGGCTGCTGGGGCCCGGTCGTCAAGTGCAACGTCGCCAAGCGCGGCTGGACCAACGGCGTCGGCGGCTGCCCGAACGTCGGCGGCATCTGCATCGCCTGCACCATGCCGGGCTTCCCGGACAAGTTCATGCCCTTCATGGACCCGCCGCCCGGCTCGCGCGTGTCCAGCGGCGCCAGCAGCGCGTACGGCCCGCTGATCCGCCGGCTGCGCGCGATCACCCTGAAGACCGTCGACAAGGAACCGAAGTGGCGCCGCACCGGCCGCCATCTGACCACGGGCTACCGCCCGCCCTGGTGA